The Takifugu rubripes chromosome 7, fTakRub1.2, whole genome shotgun sequence genome has a segment encoding these proteins:
- the LOC115250466 gene encoding GRB10-interacting GYF protein 2-like: METWREEVQQLREALAEKEEQLSRAVKRRRMRTVAHVETLTLLNSTQAALKESSLKCASLEETLQTQQQEIEKRCRRELTEQEEGLRHKLLGIEEEFKGKLEKEKQSFDEKKEALRQQLFLQEEKFKKLLDEEQQKYAEKVRELEESTKQQLLIKDETFNKMLADVCQRWDSTAQKWAQMNEELQHKFLESQRLRQHEEEKNKEELQRLSEAILRLELQVSKKKKKKCFWRWKFWKKMK, encoded by the exons atggaaacttggagggaagaggtccagcagctcagagaagccctggcagagaaggaggagcagctcagcagggcagtgaagaggcgaAGGATGAGGACTGTGGCCCATGTagagaccctgaccctgctgaacagcacacaagctgctctgaaggagagcagccTCAAATGTGCTTccctggaggaaaccctccagactcagcagcaggagatagAGAAGAGATGCAGGAGAGAGCTgacggagcaggaggaaggtctgAGGCACAAGCTCCTTGGGATCGAGGAGGAATTTAAGgggaagctggagaaagagaaacaaagttttgatgaaaagaaagaggccttgaggcagcagctctttttaCAAGAAGAAAAGTTTAAGAAGCTCCTTGATGAAGAGCAACAGAAATATGCTGAGAAGGTCAGGGAACTAGAAGAGTCAACGAAGCAGCAGCTCTTGATTAAAGATGAGACCTTtaacaagatgctggctgatgtttgtcagcggtGGGACAGCACAGCTCAGAAATGGGCACAGATGAACgaagagctgcagcacaagTTCCTGGAGAGCCAACGTTTGAGGCAgcacgaggaggagaagaacaaagaggagctccagaggctctctgaagcaatCCTCCgacttgag cttcaagtatcaaagaagaagaagaagaaatgcttCTGGAGATGGAAGTTCTGGAAAAAGATGAAGTaa